The sequence CGGCGACTTCGCTGACGATGCGTCCAACGTTACGTTCGAACGTGGCCGCGAGATCCCGCCGCGCGGTGCCGCGTTGCACGCTTGCCTGCGCTTCGGCCCGGCTGCGTTCGGCGCTGGCCTGTTCCGCTGCCGCCCGCGCCGCCTCGGCTTCCTCGGTCTTGCTGGCCGTGACGTCGAACAACTGGGTGAGTTCGATCACGATCCAGACCAGCACACCGGTCTCGAGAATGAGAATGCTGGCGTGAAGAACGACGCGGCCGAAATCGCTGCCGCCGGGATAGAGCGCCGCTGGAAGCAGGAAATTCAGGGCGAGATGATGGACTGCGACGGCGACGGTGCCCGCCAGAATGGTGCGATAATCGCAATAGGCGACGAGGGTCGCCAGCGCCGCGAAGAAGTACATATGCATGTCCGGCTGCCACGGATGGCCCGCCATCTGATAGACAAGCAGCGAGACGTCGCCCATCAGCGCCACGGCCACGATCAGCCGTGTCGCCAGCGTGCTGCCCGAAGTCATCCATGACCATGTCGCCGCGCAGGCCAGCACAGCCATCACCACCGCTGGCATCATCCACTCCGTGCCGCGAAAGAGGCCGATGGCGACCGAGATCGGGACATGAAGCCAGAGCAGGGAGATGAGGGCCTTGCTGGCGGTTTCGCGGAGCGCTTGCAGGTCCGTGGCCTTGGTCATGCACCCGATCCTTCTGATCTGGTCGTGGTTGAATTCGAAAAACACGCCGCGACAGCCTGCGGGTCCAGCGCGAACCAGGCGCCGGCGGCGCGCAGTTTTGCAAGCCCGCCATTCTGAGCGGGTTGCACGATCATGATCGCCGGAATGGCGCCGGTACGAACGACCGAGGCTCCCGCCGCCGCCGTTGCCAGCATGGCCTGCTGTGCGCTCCACCACGGCGGAAAGATCGCCGCAACGGTGTCCGCGCCGGAGCGGGCCTGCATCGAGAGCGCCGCGATCACCACCGAACTCACGAGCAGCAAAGACCCGGCCTGCAACCAGGCGGACCGGCTATTCGCAGAGGATTCCGGCGTGGACTGCATTGCCGGTAAAATACGGAGGTAAAGCTAACTTCGGGTAAATTTGGACACACGGCTTGTGCTGCGCTGCGGCGACGCGGGTGCATCGACGCAAAGCGACCGGCAACGCACCTTATTCAGGGTGCGTTGCCGGCCGGATGATCCGGGTTATGAAATCAAGACCTTCAGGCTGCGGTGAGAGCGGGGACCGGCAGCGCCGTCACCGACTTGATCTTCTCCATCGCAAAGCGCGAGGTCACGTTCTTCAGCGCCACCGCGCTGATGAGTTTTTTGTAGAAAATGTCATAACTCTGCATGTCGGCGACGACCACGCGCAGCATGTAATCGACGTCACCTGCCATGCGGTAGAACTCCATCACCTCGGGCATGGCGCTGACGGCCTCGGCGAATTTCTTCAGCCAGACATCGGAATGGTCACCACTTTCGACGGAAACGAACACTGTGATGCCGAGGCCGATCTTGTTCTGGTCGACCAGCGCCACGCGGCGCAGGATGATGCCTTCGGCCTCCATGCGCTGGATGCGCTTCCAGCACGGCGTCGAGGACAGGCCGACGCGGTCGCCGATTTCAGCAACCGACAGGGAGGCGTCATCCTGCAAAACGGTCAAAATCTTGCGATCTATCGCGTCAAGACGGCGCGGAGCATCAAGAATTGCTACAGCAAGGTCAGACATTAGAAGAACTTTCTTCCATAATTGAGGGTTGATATCCTCATATATAGAAAATCATTCTATGACAAGCCCAAATCTGCGCCTTTAGATCGTCTCTATATCGTTGCGGCGACCGGGCCGGAGGCCAGAAGGGCATCGACTTCAGCGCGTTGCGGGGAAGCAAAGGCACCTCCGAAGCGGGTGCATTTCAAGGCGGCGGTGGCGGAGGCAAACCGCATTGCATCCTCAAGTGGCTGCCCCTCGGCGACCGCCAGGGTGAACGCGCCGTGGAAAGCGTCGCCGGCTCCCAGCGTGTCCACAGTGTGGACCGGGAAGGCCGGCATGTGTTTCGGCTCGCCGTTTTTGTTCAGCCATTCCACGCCCCTTGCGCCGGACGTGACGCCGAGAAAGGCGGGAGTCACTTGTGCCAGTTTGCGCAGCGCGGTCACATCGTCGCTCTCGCCGGCTGTGGCGTGCAGCGCCTCCGCTGAAAAGACGATGTGTGAGGCAACCTGCAAAAGCCCTTCACGCATCGACATGATCCGGTCCCCGTCGATGACGACGGGAATGCCGCGGCGCTTCGCTTCTGCGCACACATCGGTCCCGAATTCAGCGCAGCGGCTTTCGATCAGAATAGCGTCGCAGTCTGCGAGCAGGGTGTCGGATGGCGGCAGGGTCACGGTCCACAGCTTCGGATCTCGGAAAGTGGCAATGGTGCGCTCACCGCTCGGATCAATCAGCACACTGGAGATCGGCGTGACCACATCGTCGACAATAACAAGGCCGCTGGTGTCGATGCCTTCATTTCTGAATTGGTCGATGATGGCGGCGTTGCTCGCCGCCAACGCGCCGCCGATCGGGCCTGTGAGCAGTACGCGCCCACCGAGACGTGAAATCGAAATGGCGGCGTTGGGCGAATTGCCGCCCGCGACTTCAATGAACTCGCTGGCATATTCCTTATGTCCGCGCGCAGGAACCTCCGGCACGCGAAAGATCAGATCACGCACCGGCATGCCGATGCAGAGAATTCGCGGCGTGGTTTTCTTAGGGTGGTGGATGTTCATTGACGCTGCGCCTCGCCCGAGGGGTCATTTCGCGATGACCGGACAATCGATGAAACGCGATGCGGTTCCCATTTTATGGAAACCGCGCGGAATCTCACGCGGTTTGCGCGATCCAGTTGGCCAGAAGGTGATGCGCGATTGCGACCGGATGAGGGCCTGTCAGGCCTTCTGGATGCTGCCTCGCCAGCATCGCCACGGCTTCATCACGGCTGAACCAGCGCGCGTCTTCGAGTTCGTTTTTGTCCACGGTGATGTCGGTGGTGGTGGCGCGCGCGATGCAGCCGATCATCAGCGATGACGGATAGGGCCACGGCTGCGTCATGTAGTAACGTACGTCGGTGCATTGGATGCCGGCCTCTTCGAGAATTTCGCGCTGGACAGCGCTCTCGATCGTTTCCGCCGCTTCGACGAAGCCGGCGAGACATGACCACATGGTCGGCGGAAATTGCGACTGGCGTCCCATCAGACATTTATCGCCCGCCGTCACCAGCATGATGACTACGGGATCGGTGCGCGGAAAATGCTCTGTCTTGCAGCTTGGGCACACGCGCTTCCAGCCGCCGTCGGCC is a genomic window of Bradyrhizobium sp. G127 containing:
- a CDS encoding Lrp/AsnC family transcriptional regulator is translated as MSDLAVAILDAPRRLDAIDRKILTVLQDDASLSVAEIGDRVGLSSTPCWKRIQRMEAEGIILRRVALVDQNKIGLGITVFVSVESGDHSDVWLKKFAEAVSAMPEVMEFYRMAGDVDYMLRVVVADMQSYDIFYKKLISAVALKNVTSRFAMEKIKSVTALPVPALTAA
- a CDS encoding sugar kinase; the encoded protein is MNIHHPKKTTPRILCIGMPVRDLIFRVPEVPARGHKEYASEFIEVAGGNSPNAAISISRLGGRVLLTGPIGGALAASNAAIIDQFRNEGIDTSGLVIVDDVVTPISSVLIDPSGERTIATFRDPKLWTVTLPPSDTLLADCDAILIESRCAEFGTDVCAEAKRRGIPVVIDGDRIMSMREGLLQVASHIVFSAEALHATAGESDDVTALRKLAQVTPAFLGVTSGARGVEWLNKNGEPKHMPAFPVHTVDTLGAGDAFHGAFTLAVAEGQPLEDAMRFASATAALKCTRFGGAFASPQRAEVDALLASGPVAATI
- the nudC gene encoding NAD(+) diphosphatase, producing MTTENPFPLGQPGFVSHPIDRAAHIRTDADKLFALESHRNARAYVIHRDSLLVTQGADGPRALLTLDEARKFGANPGTIFLGLHEGAPIFGMGISATAAEDLMGRKDVGVENLRAVAASGAVPARELSTIAMAKSLVSWHQRHGFCANCGVRTAMADGGWKRVCPSCKTEHFPRTDPVVIMLVTAGDKCLMGRQSQFPPTMWSCLAGFVEAAETIESAVQREILEEAGIQCTDVRYYMTQPWPYPSSLMIGCIARATTTDITVDKNELEDARWFSRDEAVAMLARQHPEGLTGPHPVAIAHHLLANWIAQTA